TTTGAAAAATCTTGTTTTTCTGCATAGAGCTTATTGGCACCAACCATAAATTTCGCAAGGCGGTCAAGGCTGTCTTGATGCTCTGTCGTGTCAAGAGTTTTCCACTGCTCAGTAACAAACTTATTTTCAAAATACCGTCTACTTTCTACTTGTTCTGGCTTAGAGTTTTTAGCTGCATTTTCAGCAGCTTGTTCAAATAACTCTGCAATGCTTGCGTCCTTTAGAGTTTTGGCTGCGGCAATAAGTTTTTCAACAGCATCAGAATAATTGACCTCTAGATAATCCACTTTAATTGCATACATCGCTTCTTCTAGTGGTTGATCTTCAAGTATTTTGTTTTCATTTTTGAGTATGTCTAATGCAATTAAAATAAAATCAGAAGTATCAATATTTCCTTTTTCTAACATTTTTTTAAGATCACTAGTTCGGCGAGGCATTTCAAACTCCCATAAAGACTGTGTATAATTATATTCAAGAGCATATTATGCGCAATTCATGTAAACACAATGCTGTGTGGTTTATTTTAAATTACATAGATTAAGAAAATATTAAGAAGTATTTATTTGGAACATATAAGGCTAAGGATTGAACTATATGAAAAAATTTTTGAAATCTGAAGCTATTTTTCAGTGCATCGAAATAAATGATCTCGATAAGTTAAAAACCGAAATAGATAAATACTCTAAAGCGGAGCTTGTAAAACGTTCTTCTGGGTTAATCAGGCATGAAAAAGGTGTAAGAAGCTATAACCTTTTGGAAGCATGTTGTTTTGTCGAAAATGAAGATGCGCTTCGCGAATTGTTGTCAAGGGACTTGCCCTGGGAGGCATCCAGAATCAAGGGAGCAGCACATCTTGCGGCGGCATCGAAAAAATATTCATTAATCAAATTGTTGATGAAGAATGGCCTTACGGTAAATGAAGCTTTGTTAGACGCATGCCTGGCAAATAATATTGAGCTGGTAAAAAATATATTACTCGAATATAGAGGGGAAATTGACCTCAGCAATTGCGAACCATTATTCAGTTCGGCTGCTCATGGATTTCTTCCTATTCTCCAGATATTGGAAGAAAATGGTTTTGATTTACACGCTGATGAAGACAAAGCATTGTGCTTTGCGGTTCGAGGCAATCATATTAATTGTGTAAAGTATTTAATTTCGAAAAGCGCTAATGTAAACGCCCAGAACGAGCTGCCATTAAAAACGGCCATTGTTAATGGTGATTTAAGTATGGTCAATATGCTGTTAGATAATGGAGCGGAGCTTATAAGAGTAGCTGAGGATGAATTTGTTACTCTGGCAGAGCGCTATAAGCAATCTGAAATTGCCAATTTATTGCGCACCAAACTGGCACAGATGCATATTGTACCTCATCTTAATACCAAACAAAGTACGCATGCATCGAGTGTAGACAGTTCGGCAGCCGAATCAGCTCTACGCTTGCAGAAACGTTATGGAGATAAACTAAGTCCGGCGTTAACAATTAAAACGATTAATGAAATAACTTCGTGGGGTACTGTTTTAGCAAATTCAAAATCTCAGGAAGAATTAGCTGCTCATAGAGCTCTGGATGACATTTTGAAAGGAACAGAAATCCATGCCAAGACAGGTATTCCTTTAAAAGAACTTTTGATTTTAACTTGGATTGCTATCCATGATGATGAACATAGGAAGGGTGAGTTAGCTGAGGCGCTCAAGATGTTGAAAGAGGGTTTATATGAGATTCAAAGAGGATATAACCTGCTAGAAAACGATCAAGAGAGTGAGAGTGAGGATATCGATATTTGTCGCGATGGAAAATTGAATAAGTTCATGGAAAAATTAGTAGGAATCCATCCCGATGTAGCGATCGACTTTGTCACAAAAGAAGTTGCTTCCTATAAGTTACAGGCCATCGTTAGAGAGGAAGCAAAGAAATTTATTCAGTCATCTCCTCCTCTATTAGTTAATGGCATGTTCAAGCAAAAACCTACAATGGAACGCATTTGGGACTCAATTCATGAACGAGTCAAAAAAAGAATGTTCGAAGAGTTTTCTGTTTTATTTAAATCATATGATGATGGTGATTTTAATTCTTTTGTAAACATGGGAATTTATGTTGATTTGGGCAGTGATCCTGCTGAAAGCGTGTCATCAGAAGTACCCCCAGGAAAAAGCCATGGGATTACGTAAGCTATTATTTGCGTGATGGATATGGGAATTAACCCACTGTGTTCACAGCGCCACATTTCTCCATTTGTCTCAATAGTGGTATAATTGCGATTTAAAAAAACACCCTGAGCTTTATATGTTACTCCATTATCTTTTTATCATAGGCATTTGTGTTGAAGCAATCACCGGTGCCTTAGCAGCCGGCCGCAAGAAAATGGATTTTTTTGGCGTCATGCTCATTGCGAGTATTACCGCATTAGGCGGTGGAACAGTAAGAGATGCGCTATTTAATACTTATCCGCTGACCTGGGTAACACATCCTGAATATCTGTTGTATACCTCATTATGTGCGTTTCTAACGATATTTATTGCCCATTCATTGATTCGCATTATGAAAATATTTTTAATCCTTGACGCACTTGGATTATCTACTTTCGTAATTATTGGCACCCAAAAAGCATTGAATCATGGCTTATCCCCGAGTATCGCTATTATAATGGTATGCTCACCGGGATTTGTGGTGGCATGTTGCGGGATATTTTTATGCAATGACATCCCCCTGGTGTTAAGAAAAGAACTCTATGCAGTTATTGCTCTTGCTGGTGCATTACTTTTTATTGTTCTCGATTATTTTCATACCCCAGAAAATATCAACATCATAATCACACTAATCAGCATTTTTACAGCACGTCTTTTAGCTATTTTCTTTCACATTGAAATACCCATATTTGACTATTCAGAAAGTATCAAAAAACGTAGACGGAACTCCAAGGGATAGAACTGTAGCGTGGATGCAGCGAAGGCAACTGCCTAATCCCCTCATCCGCCCTAACGTCACCTTCTCCCCAATGGGGAGAAGGGAAATTTCTGCGTTACACTAGCGCTACTTATCAAACTTCTTTTACTTCGAGAATGCTCACTTCCTCAACTGGGACATCCGCATGGCCCATTCGTTGTCCTGTTTTTACTTTGGCAATAGCATCCACAATATCCATACCCTCAACGACTTCACCAAAGACACAATATCCATATCCTTGCATGTGATCACCGCTGTAGTTCAAGAATGCATTATCAGCAACATTAATGAAAAATTGCGCTGTTGCAGAATGAGGATCCATGGTGCGCGCCATTGCAATCGAGCCACGTTTATTTGGCTTCGCATTTTTTGCTTCATTCTTAATAGGTTCATTCGTAGCTTTCTGCTTCATATCGGAGTCCAGTCCACCACCTTGAATCATAAAACCTGCAATAACACGATGGAAAATTGTATTATTATAAAAACCACTGCGCACATAATTAAGAAAATTTTCTGCTGTAGCTGGAGTATTTTCTGTATCTAATTGTATATGAATATCACCTTTAGATGTGCTGATTACAACCATTTTATCTCCTGTTATTTTTTAGATTAATTGATGAACCCCATATAAAAAGCCTTGCTTTTTACTGGATAATGTCTTCGTTAATGACGTAAACAGGCATAAGATGCCTTTTAGTTCGAACGTTCGTTAATTATCAACTCGCGCATTTTATCACAAACATCGTGCATTACATGAACATTATGAATACTTGCCAAAGCAGTAAATAAATTTGTTTTTTGTTTTGCTAACTGATGTAAGTAAGAACGTGAATAATTTTGGCACGTATAACAAGAACACTGTGCCATAATTGGCGACATATCCTCAGCAAAACATGATTTCTTTATTTGAATTCGCTCATTCTCATATTCACTGGCAAAACGTAACCAATTGCCTTCTCGAATTAACTCACCACAATATAAAGAGCCATGACGTGCGTTACGTGTTGGAGCTACACAATCAAACATATCAATTCCTTCAGCAACTACATCCAGAAGATCCTGTGGCGACATGCCAACACCCATGGTATAGCGTGGTTTGTTTTCCGGTAAATACTCGCGCACCCACCGAATGACTTCAACGGTAGTTTTCATATCAAAACCGATTGTCTCCCCACCAATTGCAATACCATCGGTATTCATTGAAGAGATAAAATCCGCACTTTCACGGCGTAAGTCTTTAAAAGTTCCTCCTTGAATAATTCCAAATAGCGCTTGTTGGTAACCATATCGTGAGTTTGGGTGTTGATGGTGATATTGTATGGATTGCTTTAACCAACGATGGGTGCGGTTCATAATGTGCTGAACTTCATCTTTAGTACAACTATCTGGTGTACACTGATCAAAAGCCATAATAATATCCGCACCAATGATCTTTTGCGTTTCCAGTGACATTTCAGGGGTCATATGAATCAATCGCTGGCTACCAGGTAATGTAAAGTGAGCTCCTTGTTCATCAATAGTACAAATTTCCTTGTTCTTTGAAAGACTAAAAACCTGAAACCCACCGCTATCTGTTAACATGGGACCGTGCCATCCCATAAAAGGATGCATCCCGCCTGCTTTTTCAATAATTTCCATCCCTGGGGCACACAGCATATGGTAGGTATTCCCACCTAAGATAATTTGGCTATGTGCGTCCCGCAACTCTGCGGGAGTCATATTATTTACACCAGCGCGAGTACCAACTGGCATAAAAACCGGGGTAATAAATTCACCATGGGCGGTAGTAACACGTGTCACTCGTGCTTGGGTTGCGGCGTGTTTATGTAATACCGTGCAAGAAAAAGTATTCATTTACTAAAAATAGTTCAAAAATGGCGATAATAGCTAAGTCAAACGTGGATTACCAGCATTAGTCATGTTAACAATGAGTCAATCTATGATATTATGCGCAAAACCAATGGAAGCACGGTCCTATTCATCTCAATTCTAAAAAGGATAATATATGTCCAGTTCAAATTCCAATTTATTCATGATTGACATAGAAGGTATTGAACTTTCAGATATTGAACGGGAAATCATAAAACATCCTAATGTGGGAGCCGTAATCCTTTTCACGCGTAACTTTATAAATCCTCAGCAACTAGAGCGTTTAATTCGTGAAATCCGTGACATCAATGCCAATATTTTTGTAGCAACCGATCATGAAGGCGGTTTTGTGCAACGTTTTTCACGCCATGGATTTCGTTCCTTGCCTGCATCCCGGGTTTATGGTGATGTATATGATCTAAATCCCGAGGTCGGTATCAAATTTGCGAGACAATATGGCGAACTTATGGCCAAAGACTTGTTAACTTGTGGTATTGATTTAAGCCTTGCACCAGTGCTGGATTTACATGCCCAAAGCCATGTTATTGCTCGCTTGGATCGCGCTTTCCACCACGATCCTGACGTAATTATTGCTTTAGCAGGCGCTTTTATCGAAGGCATGACTGCAGCCGGCATGCCGGCCGTCGCCAAACATTTTCCAGGCCATGGCTCCGTCAATGCGGATTCACATGTTGCAATGCCCGTTTCGCATGCCACAATGGAGGAGCTGCAAGCGAACGATTTAAAACCTTTTATTGAGCTTATCAAAAAGGGACTACTCAATGCGGTCATGCCTGCGCATGTAACTTATAAGGCAATTGATGCCAACAAACCTGCTGGCTTTTCAACAATTTGGTTGCAAGAGATATTACGCGATGAAATGAAGTTTGAAGGTTTGATTTTAAGCGATTGCTTGAGTATGACTGGTGCCGATATAGGCAATTTAATGACTCGAGCAGAAGAAGCACTTAAAGCAGGTTGTGATATGCTGATCGTCTGCCACCAACCACGCCACGTATTGCTTGAGTTATTACAAAAAGTCAGCTTCTCCCAATCATCGGAATCAGCCGCTCGGATTACCCACTTTAAAAATCAGATGCTTCGCTTTGCCTATCCGGAAAGAAATCAACTCACACCCTATTTATCAGAACGAGCACAGGAAAAGGCTTCTGAGGTTGTTAGCCAAAATCAGCAGTTCAACACTTCAGCAACGATTTAAATACTCAGTAGCCTGTGCGCAGGCAACCTAA
This sequence is a window from Legionella cherrii. Protein-coding genes within it:
- a CDS encoding ankyrin repeat domain-containing protein, encoding MKKFLKSEAIFQCIEINDLDKLKTEIDKYSKAELVKRSSGLIRHEKGVRSYNLLEACCFVENEDALRELLSRDLPWEASRIKGAAHLAAASKKYSLIKLLMKNGLTVNEALLDACLANNIELVKNILLEYRGEIDLSNCEPLFSSAAHGFLPILQILEENGFDLHADEDKALCFAVRGNHINCVKYLISKSANVNAQNELPLKTAIVNGDLSMVNMLLDNGAELIRVAEDEFVTLAERYKQSEIANLLRTKLAQMHIVPHLNTKQSTHASSVDSSAAESALRLQKRYGDKLSPALTIKTINEITSWGTVLANSKSQEELAAHRALDDILKGTEIHAKTGIPLKELLILTWIAIHDDEHRKGELAEALKMLKEGLYEIQRGYNLLENDQESESEDIDICRDGKLNKFMEKLVGIHPDVAIDFVTKEVASYKLQAIVREEAKKFIQSSPPLLVNGMFKQKPTMERIWDSIHERVKKRMFEEFSVLFKSYDDGDFNSFVNMGIYVDLGSDPAESVSSEVPPGKSHGIT
- a CDS encoding trimeric intracellular cation channel family protein, which encodes MLLHYLFIIGICVEAITGALAAGRKKMDFFGVMLIASITALGGGTVRDALFNTYPLTWVTHPEYLLYTSLCAFLTIFIAHSLIRIMKIFLILDALGLSTFVIIGTQKALNHGLSPSIAIIMVCSPGFVVACCGIFLCNDIPLVLRKELYAVIALAGALLFIVLDYFHTPENINIIITLISIFTARLLAIFFHIEIPIFDYSESIKKRRRNSKG
- a CDS encoding peptidylprolyl isomerase — encoded protein: MVVISTSKGDIHIQLDTENTPATAENFLNYVRSGFYNNTIFHRVIAGFMIQGGGLDSDMKQKATNEPIKNEAKNAKPNKRGSIAMARTMDPHSATAQFFINVADNAFLNYSGDHMQGYGYCVFGEVVEGMDIVDAIAKVKTGQRMGHADVPVEEVSILEVKEV
- the tgt gene encoding tRNA guanosine(34) transglycosylase Tgt, coding for MNTFSCTVLHKHAATQARVTRVTTAHGEFITPVFMPVGTRAGVNNMTPAELRDAHSQIILGGNTYHMLCAPGMEIIEKAGGMHPFMGWHGPMLTDSGGFQVFSLSKNKEICTIDEQGAHFTLPGSQRLIHMTPEMSLETQKIIGADIIMAFDQCTPDSCTKDEVQHIMNRTHRWLKQSIQYHHQHPNSRYGYQQALFGIIQGGTFKDLRRESADFISSMNTDGIAIGGETIGFDMKTTVEVIRWVREYLPENKPRYTMGVGMSPQDLLDVVAEGIDMFDCVAPTRNARHGSLYCGELIREGNWLRFASEYENERIQIKKSCFAEDMSPIMAQCSCYTCQNYSRSYLHQLAKQKTNLFTALASIHNVHVMHDVCDKMRELIINERSN
- the nagZ gene encoding beta-N-acetylhexosaminidase, whose amino-acid sequence is MSSSNSNLFMIDIEGIELSDIEREIIKHPNVGAVILFTRNFINPQQLERLIREIRDINANIFVATDHEGGFVQRFSRHGFRSLPASRVYGDVYDLNPEVGIKFARQYGELMAKDLLTCGIDLSLAPVLDLHAQSHVIARLDRAFHHDPDVIIALAGAFIEGMTAAGMPAVAKHFPGHGSVNADSHVAMPVSHATMEELQANDLKPFIELIKKGLLNAVMPAHVTYKAIDANKPAGFSTIWLQEILRDEMKFEGLILSDCLSMTGADIGNLMTRAEEALKAGCDMLIVCHQPRHVLLELLQKVSFSQSSESAARITHFKNQMLRFAYPERNQLTPYLSERAQEKASEVVSQNQQFNTSATI